In Xyrauchen texanus isolate HMW12.3.18 chromosome 27, RBS_HiC_50CHRs, whole genome shotgun sequence, one genomic interval encodes:
- the si:dkey-20d21.12 gene encoding uncharacterized protein si:dkey-20d21.12 — protein sequence MKSTPPPAFVRVSDRDLTEIELHSVDSINDLHRTHFEQHNKGVIPPRPPPPSTNGILHMQDRPVDCQTAQSSRRPCVSSLNDICTSARWRYFLACAAIIVALLALILIFSFLVQQSSALHTLLEMVKQKPEAAEEISLLLQEVHKMHLNLTAVGNKQRP from the exons ATGAAGTCCACTCCTCCGCCAGCATTTGTTCGTGTCAGTGACAGAGACCTGACAGAGATTGAGCTCCATTCAGTTGATTCCATCAATGATTTGCACCGAACACACTTTGAGCAGCACAACAAAG GTGTAATACCACCCCGCCCGCCGCCTCCCTCCACCAATGGGATCCTTCACATGCAAGACAGGCCAGTTGACTGTCAAACAGCACAATCCTCGAGAAGGCCCTGTGTGAGCAGTCTGAATGACATTTGCACTTCCGCTAGGTGGCGTTATTTCTTAGCATGTGCAGCTATTATTGTAGCCCTCCTCGCGCTCATTCTTATCTTCAGTTTTTTAG TACAGCAGAGCAGTGCTCTTCACACACTCTTGGAGATGGTGAAACAGAAACCAGAAGCAGCTGAAGAAATCTCCCTACTCTTACAAGAGGTACACAAGATGCACTTGAACTTGACTGCAGTGGGAAATAAACAGCGACCATGA